A genomic segment from bacterium encodes:
- the queG gene encoding tRNA epoxyqueuosine(34) reductase QueG, whose amino-acid sequence MKNLIKKSAVECGFSLCGVSSAAPVDDLPYLEVAIEEGRVASMKYLVRDPAGRCDPRALFPAAKSVICCALAHRFARGADYHDEVKQKLGLLWDAIRGRAPDARAKICVDTSPILEKALAQRAGLGWIGKHTVLVNRELGSWFVLGEIITDLEIEPDPPHDDLCGDCTKCLEACPTRAIISPRELDARKCISFLTLEAPRLRSAGSELQAATRGFSYGCDICQEACPYNAFDLFM is encoded by the coding sequence GCTGCGCCGGTGGATGATCTGCCATATCTGGAGGTTGCGATCGAGGAGGGGAGGGTCGCCTCGATGAAGTATCTTGTCCGCGACCCAGCTGGGCGCTGCGATCCGCGCGCGTTGTTTCCGGCAGCCAAATCGGTCATCTGCTGCGCGCTGGCCCACAGGTTTGCGCGCGGCGCGGATTATCACGACGAGGTGAAGCAAAAGCTAGGGCTGCTGTGGGATGCGATAAGGGGGCGTGCGCCCGACGCGCGCGCGAAGATTTGCGTGGACACAAGTCCGATACTTGAGAAGGCGCTGGCGCAGCGGGCGGGCCTGGGCTGGATCGGAAAGCACACGGTGCTCGTGAACCGAGAGCTGGGATCGTGGTTTGTGCTCGGCGAGATCATCACCGATCTTGAGATTGAGCCCGATCCTCCGCACGATGATCTCTGCGGCGATTGCACGAAGTGTCTGGAGGCGTGTCCCACGCGCGCGATAATATCGCCGCGCGAGCTCGATGCGCGGAAGTGCATCTCCTTTCTCACGCTCGAGGCCCCGCGTTTGCGCTCAGCCGGCAGCGAATTGCAGGCAGCGACCCGCGGATTTTCCTACGGTTGCGACATCTGCCAGGAGGCGTGTCCCTACAATGCATTTGATCTTTTCATGTAG